In Arsenophonus sp. aPb, one DNA window encodes the following:
- a CDS encoding putative holin, with amino-acid sequence MQEDAVIKTSLSVAAFASYFSGLPAEVVMGSILGSIYFTTAATEFTILRRSILALASFVAGLVLFSPFATMFISLTTLIGVKAEYYNLDSVNTMGAFAASLLSVKLSIKAYDRVDLPRGSSDDIR; translated from the coding sequence ATGCAAGAAGATGCTGTTATAAAAACATCATTAAGTGTTGCTGCATTCGCGAGTTATTTTTCTGGTCTTCCTGCTGAAGTTGTTATGGGCTCAATCCTTGGCTCAATCTATTTCACGACTGCAGCGACTGAATTCACCATCTTACGTCGTTCTATTTTAGCCTTAGCCAGCTTTGTTGCTGGCTTAGTTCTTTTTAGTCCATTTGCCACAATGTTTATCTCTTTAACTACACTGATTGGCGTCAAAGCGGAATATTACAACCTTGATAGTGTTAATACGATGGGGGCGTTTGCCGCTTCTTTATTGTCGGTAAAACTAAGTATCAAAGCCTATGACAGAGTAGATCTTCCTCGGGGTAGTAGCGATGACATTCGATAA
- a CDS encoding transcriptional regulator: MSPITEEQLKAYKDIFPELARDQLETAVLFAMGISEKNIAFLRSVTYVTVRKTIERIKQKYEVDSISHLRSIFQARIFHFGTMHWYRNIDNSINYVDHAN; this comes from the coding sequence ATGAGCCCCATCACTGAAGAACAACTAAAAGCCTACAAAGATATTTTTCCCGAATTGGCACGCGATCAACTGGAAACAGCTGTGTTATTTGCAATGGGGATATCCGAGAAGAATATTGCTTTTCTTCGATCTGTTACCTATGTCACAGTTAGAAAAACAATTGAGAGAATAAAACAGAAATATGAAGTTGATTCGATAAGTCATTTACGTTCAATTTTTCAGGCCAGAATATTCCATTTTGGTACCATGCATTGGTATAGAAATATAGATAATTCAATTAATTATGTGGATCACGCCAATTAA
- a CDS encoding phage holin family protein, which yields MTFDKVLVLINVIICSIMFIRLFTFRRNGKSYCKTGGRLAWLMMFYASSIPVLAYFDSSYQTDLQNIFANSIICIALLKYRGNVTRLFK from the coding sequence ATGACATTCGATAAAGTGTTAGTGCTTATTAATGTAATTATTTGCAGCATAATGTTTATCCGCCTCTTCACCTTTCGGCGTAATGGTAAAAGTTATTGTAAGACGGGTGGCCGACTTGCTTGGCTGATGATGTTTTATGCCTCTAGTATACCCGTCTTGGCTTATTTCGATTCTTCCTATCAAACTGATTTACAAAATATTTTTGCTAATTCAATTATTTGTATTGCTCTATTGAAATATCGTGGCAATGTCACGCGGTTATTTAAGTGA
- a CDS encoding M15 family metallopeptidase, giving the protein MSLVDKQNQFTGMVAKLIQFAQSQGYKLTFGEAYRTPTQASINAKNGTGILNSLHTQRLAIDLNLFDKNNNYLTDSNDYRLLGEYWESIGGSWGGRFKTRPDGNHFSLEHNGIR; this is encoded by the coding sequence ATGTCTTTGGTTGATAAACAAAATCAATTTACCGGTATGGTCGCTAAATTAATTCAGTTTGCACAAAGCCAGGGTTATAAATTGACGTTTGGTGAAGCTTACAGGACGCCCACTCAGGCAAGTATTAATGCTAAAAATGGTACTGGAATTTTAAATAGCTTGCACACCCAGCGTTTAGCGATTGATTTAAATTTGTTTGATAAAAATAACAACTATCTGACCGATAGTAATGATTACCGGTTACTGGGTGAATATTGGGAATCCATTGGAGGAAGCTGGGGAGGGCGGTTTAAAACGCGTCCAGATGGTAACCATTTCAGCCTTGAGCATAACGGGATCCGTTAA
- a CDS encoding tail fiber assembly protein gives MKNNDIYYFSAKKLCWLSNSLKDDYVSAGFWDSTAKKVPFKVYQEYALCAPPEGKMLGANENGDPVWLDIPPKTKSELIAEAENKRIELMQNASEVIAPLQDAIDLKIATEDEEQRLVAWKTYRILLNRVDISAAPDIEWPEVPL, from the coding sequence ATGAAAAACAATGATATTTATTATTTTAGTGCTAAAAAATTATGTTGGTTATCTAATTCATTGAAAGATGATTATGTTAGCGCTGGTTTTTGGGATAGTACAGCTAAAAAAGTGCCTTTTAAAGTATATCAAGAGTATGCACTGTGTGCACCGCCGGAAGGAAAAATGTTAGGCGCTAATGAAAATGGTGATCCGGTTTGGCTTGATATACCTCCTAAGACAAAAAGTGAATTAATTGCAGAGGCTGAGAATAAAAGAATTGAATTAATGCAAAATGCATCCGAAGTTATTGCGCCGTTACAAGATGCAATTGATTTAAAAATAGCAACAGAGGATGAAGAGCAGCGATTAGTGGCATGGAAAACTTATCGTATATTATTAAATCGGGTAGATATCTCAGCAGCGCCAGATATTGAATGGCCAGAAGTACCCCTATAA